In a single window of the Caulobacter soli genome:
- a CDS encoding septal ring lytic transglycosylase RlpA family protein, which translates to MGCEAGDQWRLLRGAAVAALGCAGLAACATPLPTRLPQTASTARPYSGPPAPGSTSGLRGTEKPYQIKGVWYYPKSDPGYDERGIGSWYGEQFHNRRTANGEIFDMDLPSAAHKTLPLPSIVEVTNLDNGRKMQVRVNDRGPFVDGRIIDLSKAAAEQLGYGRAGVAHVRVRYIGPAGKTPFDQRRMIAAAPPPAEPGYAPPPKTQVYAGGLPPAQPAYGPPPPPKLADPDFTPYAPPSPAPAIPTESTVVAESAYRVQAGSFASRDNAERAAAQLGGAGEASVEPVQRAQGVLYRVVVKAGPDEAEAFGVRDRVAALGFSDATVLRP; encoded by the coding sequence ATGGGATGCGAGGCGGGAGACCAATGGCGTCTGCTGCGCGGCGCAGCCGTGGCCGCCCTGGGCTGCGCGGGCCTGGCCGCCTGCGCCACGCCGTTGCCGACCCGCCTGCCGCAGACCGCCTCCACCGCCAGACCCTATTCCGGACCGCCCGCGCCAGGCTCGACCTCTGGTTTGCGCGGCACCGAAAAGCCCTATCAGATCAAGGGTGTCTGGTATTATCCCAAGTCCGATCCAGGTTATGACGAACGAGGGATCGGCTCGTGGTACGGCGAGCAGTTCCACAATCGCCGCACGGCCAATGGCGAGATCTTCGACATGGATCTGCCGTCGGCGGCGCACAAGACCCTGCCGCTGCCCAGCATCGTCGAGGTCACCAACCTGGACAACGGCCGCAAGATGCAGGTCCGGGTCAATGACCGCGGTCCCTTCGTCGACGGCCGCATCATCGACCTGTCCAAGGCCGCCGCCGAGCAATTGGGCTATGGTCGGGCGGGCGTCGCCCATGTCCGCGTCCGCTATATCGGTCCGGCCGGCAAGACGCCGTTCGACCAGCGTCGGATGATCGCCGCGGCTCCGCCGCCGGCCGAGCCGGGCTACGCCCCGCCGCCCAAGACCCAGGTCTATGCGGGCGGCCTGCCGCCGGCCCAGCCGGCCTATGGCCCACCGCCGCCGCCCAAGCTGGCCGATCCGGACTTCACGCCCTACGCGCCGCCGTCGCCGGCTCCAGCGATTCCCACCGAGTCGACGGTGGTCGCTGAAAGCGCCTACCGCGTCCAGGCCGGCTCGTTCGCCAGCCGCGACAACGCCGAGCGCGCGGCGGCTCAACTGGGCGGGGCCGGAGAGGCCTCGGTCGAGCCGGTCCAGCGCGCTCAAGGCGTACTCTATCGTGTGGTGGTCAAGGCCGGGCCCGACGAGGCCGAAGCCTTCGGCGTGCGCGATCGTGTCGCCGCCTTGGGCTTTTCCGACGCCACGGTGCTGCGCCCCTAA
- a CDS encoding TonB-dependent receptor plug domain-containing protein: MPTLISHAAIAAVLLCPLAATAAEVDPGNAVDQVVVTAKSLEETLPQELSRYGSDVAIITAAQVKNGGFVDTTQALQTLTPGLYIAPSAGPFSYVDLSLQGSRTQDVLWTVDGVRINNRLYNSTTPVDTLPASMIERVEVLKGGQGLFYGTQASAGVINVVTRAFSDTPGGELTIGGGGHDTVHADGYVRGALGRHKIVAYASKDESDGYQQYDVFQPSATDRKRGYDVVTLGAKYGFDFTETLRLSANWQHTDARLDNLSPRLVRKSYNDRDEDIVSGRLDYTPDGPAQFFLKGYLHDWDTTYENVQNTATGPKVIYPAGTYWGYRDYGASALVKLNLNKGFEYELGYDFQNFKGRDEVLLIEGKTEQVHALIAQVRTTPDLLEHALLTAGLRYNHGQGADTTIWTVSGRYDLTPAVYVEGVGGTSFLLPDAEQLFAFDPDSVHGNPDLKAEESKNLNLAIGGTWGDSVSWKLTGFGRRIDNLISDVYDDPAYPEGLYVNVDGLVKVSGAEAAVQARLGQDFSLNASYTHTRSRDEGSSLQRDRTPVDFAKASLDYAPAGQAFGANLSVNWTGDVYQTVSGFGRLNYGDYTVVDLAAHVFLDGQAHHHRLGARVQNLFDTDYAARLGSAVVDSGTSRFLYRNLGVPRTASVRYTYAF; the protein is encoded by the coding sequence ATGCCCACACTGATTTCGCACGCCGCTATCGCGGCTGTTCTGCTTTGTCCGCTCGCCGCCACGGCCGCCGAGGTCGATCCCGGCAACGCCGTCGACCAGGTGGTCGTCACCGCCAAGAGCCTGGAAGAGACCCTGCCCCAGGAGCTGTCGCGCTACGGCAGCGACGTGGCGATCATCACCGCCGCTCAAGTCAAGAACGGCGGTTTCGTCGACACCACCCAGGCCCTGCAGACCCTGACGCCGGGCCTCTACATCGCGCCCAGCGCCGGTCCGTTCAGCTATGTCGACCTGTCGCTGCAGGGCTCGCGCACTCAGGACGTGCTGTGGACCGTCGATGGCGTTCGGATCAACAACCGCCTCTATAACTCCACGACGCCGGTCGACACCCTGCCCGCCAGCATGATCGAGCGGGTCGAGGTGCTGAAGGGCGGCCAAGGCCTGTTCTATGGCACCCAGGCCTCGGCCGGGGTGATCAACGTGGTCACCCGTGCCTTCTCCGACACGCCCGGCGGCGAGCTGACGATCGGCGGCGGCGGGCATGACACCGTCCACGCCGATGGTTATGTCCGCGGCGCCCTGGGTCGCCACAAGATCGTCGCCTACGCCTCGAAGGACGAGAGCGACGGCTACCAACAATACGACGTGTTCCAGCCCAGCGCGACCGACCGCAAGCGCGGCTACGACGTCGTCACCCTGGGCGCCAAATACGGCTTCGACTTCACCGAGACCTTGCGCCTATCGGCCAACTGGCAGCACACCGACGCCCGCCTGGACAACCTGTCGCCGCGTCTGGTGCGCAAGAGCTACAACGACCGCGACGAGGACATCGTCAGCGGCCGCCTGGACTACACGCCCGACGGACCGGCCCAGTTCTTCCTGAAGGGCTATCTGCACGACTGGGACACCACCTACGAGAACGTCCAGAACACGGCCACCGGCCCCAAGGTGATCTATCCGGCCGGCACCTACTGGGGCTACCGCGACTACGGGGCCAGCGCCCTGGTCAAGCTGAACCTGAACAAGGGTTTCGAGTACGAGCTCGGCTACGACTTCCAGAACTTCAAGGGCCGTGACGAAGTCCTGCTGATCGAGGGCAAGACCGAGCAGGTCCACGCCCTGATCGCCCAGGTGCGCACGACGCCGGACCTGCTCGAGCACGCCCTGCTGACCGCCGGCCTGCGCTACAACCATGGCCAGGGCGCCGACACCACGATCTGGACGGTCAGCGGCCGCTATGACCTGACCCCGGCGGTCTATGTCGAGGGCGTGGGCGGCACCTCGTTCCTGTTGCCCGACGCCGAGCAGCTGTTCGCTTTCGATCCGGACTCCGTCCATGGCAATCCCGACCTCAAGGCCGAGGAGAGCAAGAACCTCAACCTGGCGATCGGCGGGACGTGGGGCGACAGCGTCAGCTGGAAGCTGACGGGTTTCGGCCGGCGAATCGATAACCTGATCAGCGACGTCTATGACGATCCGGCCTATCCCGAGGGCCTCTATGTCAATGTCGACGGGCTGGTGAAGGTCTCCGGCGCCGAGGCGGCGGTGCAGGCGCGTCTGGGCCAGGACTTCAGCCTCAACGCCAGCTACACCCACACCAGGTCGCGCGACGAGGGCTCCAGCCTGCAGCGCGACCGCACGCCGGTCGACTTCGCCAAGGCCTCGCTGGACTACGCGCCGGCGGGCCAGGCGTTCGGCGCGAACCTGTCAGTCAACTGGACGGGCGACGTCTACCAGACGGTCAGCGGCTTTGGTCGGTTGAACTACGGCGACTACACCGTGGTCGACCTGGCCGCTCACGTCTTCCTGGACGGCCAGGCGCACCATCACCGCCTGGGCGCGCGGGTGCAGAACCTGTTCGACACCGACTACGCCGCGCGCCTGGGCTCGGCGGTGGTCGACAGCGGGACCAGCCGGTTCCTCTATCGCAACCTCGGCGTCCCGCGCACCGCGAGCGTCCGCTACACCTACGCCTTCTGA
- a CDS encoding efflux transporter outer membrane subunit, with the protein MSLTTKRLTALAVSVSLSAVAGACTTVGPNFAQPSAPGTATYSAKGDLAPVEARLDAAPVAGPWWNAFGSPALDATIRQALADSPTLAEADATLRQSQSALAQARGAAGPQVDATAGVNRERANLQAFGFTSFGDLKLENPTFSLYSVGGSVGYDLDLFGGEKRRIEGAAARVEAQARRSDAAYLTLTANVALQALTIATLNAQIEAVNQMIAADQANIDLVHKANALGGSTATARVSAQSQLEQDRALLPPLEGQLAAARHALALLVGHAPADWTAPDFTLADLTLAAPVPVALPSALVRKRPDILAAEAELHAATADIGVATADLYPDLKLTASLTQGALKPQDIFSYDATAWNVGAGLTAPIFNGGALKARRQQAREAAVASSARYQQTVLTAFAQVADALSALAADDAAIAAYGRSETQAGESLRLARIAYDKGGGTLLEVLDAQRRVHEIQASRVRAQGQRLADAVRLFAASGADWRSAAT; encoded by the coding sequence ATGTCGCTGACCACTAAGCGCCTCACCGCCCTCGCCGTTTCCGTCAGCCTGAGCGCCGTGGCCGGCGCCTGCACGACCGTGGGGCCGAATTTCGCCCAGCCCTCCGCGCCAGGGACCGCGACCTATTCGGCCAAAGGCGACCTCGCCCCGGTCGAGGCCCGTCTCGACGCCGCGCCTGTCGCCGGCCCGTGGTGGAACGCCTTCGGCTCGCCCGCCCTGGACGCCACGATCCGCCAGGCCCTGGCCGACAGCCCCACCCTGGCTGAAGCCGACGCCACCCTGCGCCAGTCCCAATCGGCCCTGGCCCAGGCGCGCGGCGCGGCTGGGCCTCAGGTCGACGCCACGGCCGGCGTGAACCGCGAGCGCGCCAACCTGCAGGCTTTCGGCTTCACCAGTTTCGGCGATCTCAAGCTCGAGAACCCGACCTTCAGCCTCTATTCGGTCGGAGGAAGCGTTGGCTATGACCTGGACCTCTTCGGTGGCGAGAAGCGCCGGATCGAGGGCGCGGCCGCGCGCGTCGAGGCCCAGGCCCGGCGTAGCGACGCGGCCTACCTGACCCTGACGGCCAATGTCGCGCTGCAGGCCCTGACCATCGCCACGCTCAACGCCCAGATCGAGGCGGTGAACCAGATGATCGCCGCCGACCAAGCCAATATCGATCTGGTCCACAAGGCCAACGCCCTGGGCGGCTCGACCGCCACGGCGCGCGTCTCGGCCCAGAGCCAGCTGGAGCAGGACCGCGCCCTGCTGCCGCCCCTGGAGGGTCAGTTGGCCGCCGCCCGCCACGCCCTGGCCCTGCTGGTCGGTCACGCTCCGGCCGACTGGACCGCGCCGGATTTCACTCTGGCTGATCTGACCCTGGCCGCTCCCGTGCCGGTCGCCCTGCCCTCGGCCCTGGTTCGCAAGCGTCCGGACATCCTGGCCGCCGAGGCCGAGCTGCACGCGGCCACCGCCGACATCGGCGTGGCGACAGCCGATCTCTATCCCGACCTCAAGCTGACCGCATCCCTGACCCAGGGCGCGTTGAAACCGCAGGACATCTTTTCGTACGACGCCACAGCCTGGAACGTCGGCGCCGGCCTGACCGCGCCAATCTTCAACGGCGGCGCCCTGAAGGCTCGTCGGCAGCAGGCGCGCGAAGCGGCCGTGGCATCCTCGGCTCGTTATCAGCAGACAGTGCTGACGGCCTTCGCCCAGGTCGCCGACGCTCTGTCGGCCCTGGCGGCCGACGACGCGGCGATCGCCGCCTATGGCCGTTCAGAGACCCAGGCCGGCGAAAGCCTGCGCCTAGCCCGGATCGCCTACGACAAGGGCGGTGGCACGCTGCTGGAGGTACTGGATGCTCAGCGTCGAGTTCACGAGATCCAGGCCTCGCGGGTACGCGCTCAGGGCCAACGCCTGGCCGACGCGGTGCGACTGTTCGCGGCGTCGGGCGCGGACTGGCGAAGCGCCGCGACTTAA
- a CDS encoding MBL fold metallo-hydrolase: MTGKLEFTILGSGSSGGVPRADGNWGDCDPAEPKNTRTRCSMLVRRPGAEPSAETTVVVDTAPDFRLQAVGAGVRRVDACLFTHDHADQAHGIDDLRPFFLNARKRVPTYMDAYTTASLGRRFDYIFQSRGGYPAICDAHLIPAHGEPWVIDGPSGAIPVTTFDVDHGEIRAVGYRFGKVAYTPDAIGFPEESWAALSDLDVWVVDALRWTPHPTHAHVELALEWIARAKPRRAILTNLHIDLDFNALAARLPPNVEPAYDGMRFEV, translated from the coding sequence ATGACCGGAAAGCTGGAGTTCACGATCCTGGGCTCCGGCTCGTCGGGCGGCGTGCCGCGCGCGGACGGTAATTGGGGCGATTGCGACCCGGCCGAACCGAAGAACACCCGTACGCGCTGCTCGATGCTGGTGCGAAGGCCGGGCGCGGAGCCTTCGGCCGAGACAACGGTCGTCGTCGACACCGCGCCGGACTTCCGACTGCAGGCGGTAGGGGCAGGGGTCAGGCGGGTGGACGCCTGCCTGTTCACCCACGATCACGCGGACCAGGCCCACGGCATCGACGATCTGCGGCCGTTCTTCCTCAACGCCCGCAAGCGCGTCCCGACCTATATGGACGCCTATACGACGGCCAGCCTGGGGCGACGCTTCGACTACATCTTCCAGAGCCGGGGCGGCTATCCGGCCATCTGCGACGCGCATCTCATTCCGGCGCATGGCGAGCCCTGGGTGATCGACGGCCCCAGCGGCGCCATCCCGGTGACCACCTTCGACGTCGACCACGGCGAGATCCGCGCCGTCGGCTACCGGTTCGGCAAGGTCGCCTATACGCCCGACGCCATCGGCTTTCCCGAAGAGAGCTGGGCGGCTCTGAGCGACCTGGACGTCTGGGTGGTGGACGCCCTGCGTTGGACGCCGCATCCGACCCATGCCCATGTGGAGCTGGCGTTGGAATGGATCGCCCGCGCCAAACCGCGCCGCGCGATCCTGACGAACCTGCATATCGATCTGGATTTCAACGCCTTGGCGGCAAGACTTCCGCCTAATGTCGAACCCGCCTACGACGGCATGCGCTTCGAGGTCTGA
- a CDS encoding DNA polymerase III subunit delta', which produces MDAPPHPRDVFGIDGVEAAELAFLDALDRGRLHHAWLLTGPEGVGKATLAYRMARRLLGARHDPAFGVLGSAPTDVVSRQVAARSHPDLMVLERETDDGKARKSIPVDEARLLPAFFANSPAISPYRVAIIDAADDLNVNAANAVLKTLEEPPPRGVILLISHSPGRLLPTIRSRCRRLVVPAPDLSKAAAMVERRAGVSAHEADRLARMAKGAPGRALQLAAAGALEADDAAGEILRKLPDLDEGALLAIADTFRGAEGAARFELLFDRLGDQIHAMATGMAGERTPAGLDRWVAAWEKIMRAPGEAEAVNLDRADVFWTAIMDLRAAARAAM; this is translated from the coding sequence GTGGACGCACCGCCTCATCCGCGCGACGTGTTCGGCATCGACGGCGTCGAGGCCGCCGAACTGGCCTTCCTGGACGCCCTGGATCGTGGTCGCCTGCACCACGCCTGGCTGCTGACGGGTCCCGAGGGCGTGGGCAAGGCGACCCTGGCCTACCGCATGGCCCGCCGCCTGCTCGGCGCGCGGCACGATCCGGCGTTTGGCGTCCTGGGCTCGGCCCCGACCGACGTCGTCAGCCGCCAGGTCGCGGCGCGCTCGCACCCGGATCTGATGGTGCTGGAGCGCGAGACCGACGACGGCAAGGCTCGCAAGTCGATCCCGGTCGACGAGGCTCGCCTGCTGCCGGCCTTCTTCGCCAATTCGCCGGCGATCTCGCCTTATCGCGTGGCGATCATCGACGCGGCCGATGACCTGAACGTCAACGCCGCCAACGCCGTATTGAAGACTCTTGAAGAGCCGCCGCCGCGTGGGGTGATCCTGCTGATCAGCCATTCGCCTGGCCGGTTGCTGCCGACCATCCGCTCGCGCTGCCGTCGCCTGGTGGTGCCCGCGCCGGACCTGTCCAAGGCCGCGGCCATGGTGGAGCGGCGGGCCGGCGTCTCAGCCCACGAGGCCGATCGCCTGGCGCGGATGGCCAAGGGAGCGCCGGGCCGCGCTCTGCAACTGGCCGCGGCCGGCGCCCTGGAGGCCGACGACGCGGCCGGCGAGATCCTGCGCAAGCTGCCCGATCTGGACGAAGGCGCGCTGCTGGCCATCGCCGACACCTTCCGGGGCGCGGAGGGCGCGGCGCGCTTCGAGCTGCTGTTCGATCGCTTGGGCGACCAGATCCACGCCATGGCCACCGGCATGGCGGGGGAACGCACCCCGGCGGGCCTGGACCGCTGGGTGGCGGCCTGGGAGAAGATCATGCGCGCGCCGGGCGAGGCCGAGGCCGTGAACCTCGACCGCGCCGACGTCTTCTGGACCGCGATCATGGACTTGCGCGCCGCCGCCCGGGCGGCCATGTGA
- the tmk gene encoding dTMP kinase, which produces MTRGTFISFEGGEGAGKSTQIRRLAERLKADGADVVLTREPGGSPGAEQIRDLILNGDIDRWSPVTETLLMYASRRDHIERVIRPALERGAIVLCDRFADSTRAYQGAGGEAPIGLIKALEEHVLGGTVPDLTLIFDIPAETGLARALARGGEARFESKGLAFHQRLGEAFLEIARREPERCVVIEADDAIDAVWADVWAAVSSRLGL; this is translated from the coding sequence GTGACGCGTGGAACCTTCATCAGTTTCGAGGGCGGCGAGGGGGCTGGAAAGTCCACCCAGATCCGCCGCTTGGCCGAACGCCTGAAGGCGGACGGCGCCGACGTGGTGCTGACCCGCGAGCCGGGCGGCAGCCCTGGCGCCGAGCAGATCCGCGACCTGATCCTGAACGGCGACATCGACCGCTGGTCGCCGGTCACCGAGACACTTCTGATGTACGCCTCGCGCCGCGATCACATCGAGCGGGTGATCCGGCCGGCCCTGGAGCGCGGGGCCATCGTGCTGTGCGACCGGTTCGCCGACAGCACCCGGGCCTATCAGGGCGCGGGCGGCGAAGCGCCGATCGGCCTGATCAAGGCGCTCGAGGAGCATGTTCTGGGCGGCACCGTTCCGGACCTGACCCTGATCTTCGACATTCCGGCCGAAACGGGCCTGGCGCGCGCCCTGGCCCGGGGCGGCGAGGCGCGCTTCGAGTCCAAGGGTCTGGCGTTCCATCAGCGCCTGGGCGAGGCCTTCCTGGAGATCGCCCGCCGCGAGCCGGAGCGCTGTGTCGTGATCGAAGCCGACGACGCCATCGACGCGGTCTGGGCGGACGTCTGGGCGGCCGTGTCCTCCCGGCTGGGCCTCTAG
- a CDS encoding alginate lyase family protein, which translates to MMTMRMKAASAGLTALLFIGLAFPAVAEPIVPAAPAGVCRGGDGTAAAFGGRRVFRWSPEGLEYAKAHRTDPTIAPAYAAVIKRADTALAGPTYTVVDKTRTPPSGDKHDYISMGPYWWPDSSKPGGEPYLRRDGEFNPERSTNAFDVSDLDAMSASVEALSLAYYFTGDIRYATKAAQLLRVWFLDPATRMNPNTKYAQGVPGRSTGRAEGVLDTYRLLRVIEGVGLLAPSNALSEGEQQGLEHWFADYATWMRTDPNGREEQAAGNNHGIWFDYQLAGFALFARQDAVARQVVAEAGVRRIATQVAPNGSLPLELTRTRALHYSYFALEALVGTAQFGRCVGLDLWRYQTTDGQGLRAAFDFLAPYVGREASFPYPELKPEDATPEALPLFVAAAEAYHDKGLAEKADTLARRYPMNLSRLLAAPIKP; encoded by the coding sequence ATGATGACCATGCGAATGAAGGCGGCCAGCGCCGGTCTCACGGCCCTGTTGTTCATTGGCTTGGCTTTCCCCGCCGTCGCCGAGCCGATCGTTCCGGCGGCCCCCGCCGGCGTTTGCAGAGGCGGCGACGGGACCGCGGCGGCCTTCGGTGGCCGGCGCGTTTTTCGCTGGAGCCCCGAGGGCCTGGAATACGCCAAGGCCCATCGCACCGACCCGACCATAGCCCCGGCCTATGCCGCCGTGATCAAGCGCGCCGACACAGCCTTGGCCGGACCGACCTATACCGTGGTCGACAAGACTCGCACCCCGCCCAGCGGCGACAAGCACGACTACATCTCGATGGGTCCCTATTGGTGGCCGGATTCCAGCAAGCCGGGGGGCGAGCCCTATCTCCGCCGCGACGGCGAATTCAATCCGGAGCGATCGACCAACGCGTTCGATGTCAGCGATCTGGACGCGATGAGCGCTTCGGTCGAGGCCTTGTCCTTGGCGTACTACTTCACCGGCGACATTCGATACGCGACCAAGGCCGCGCAGCTGTTGCGTGTCTGGTTCCTGGACCCGGCCACCCGAATGAACCCCAACACCAAATACGCCCAAGGCGTGCCGGGCCGCAGCACCGGCCGGGCCGAAGGCGTGCTCGACACCTATCGCCTGCTGCGGGTGATCGAGGGCGTTGGCCTGCTGGCTCCGTCCAACGCCTTGTCGGAGGGCGAGCAGCAAGGCTTGGAGCACTGGTTCGCCGACTACGCGACCTGGATGCGCACCGATCCGAACGGTCGCGAGGAACAGGCCGCCGGCAACAATCACGGGATCTGGTTCGATTACCAACTGGCGGGCTTCGCGCTGTTCGCCCGGCAGGACGCCGTGGCCCGCCAGGTGGTGGCCGAGGCCGGCGTCCGACGGATCGCGACCCAGGTCGCGCCAAACGGTTCGCTGCCGCTGGAACTGACCCGCACCCGCGCCCTGCACTACAGCTACTTCGCCCTCGAAGCCTTGGTCGGCACGGCCCAGTTCGGGCGGTGCGTGGGCCTGGACCTCTGGCGCTATCAGACGACCGACGGCCAAGGCCTACGCGCTGCCTTCGACTTCCTGGCGCCCTATGTCGGCCGGGAGGCCAGCTTTCCCTATCCGGAGCTGAAACCCGAGGACGCCACGCCCGAGGCCCTGCCGCTGTTCGTGGCGGCGGCGGAAGCTTATCACGACAAGGGCTTGGCCGAAAAAGCTGACACGCTGGCGCGGCGTTATCCGATGAATTTGAGTCGCCTACTGGCCGCGCCGATCAAGCCTTGA
- a CDS encoding TatD family hydrolase: MLIDSHVNLHAHQYDEDRQAVIDRAREAGIELMVTICDKIPSFESVHAIAMANDDIWCTVGAHPHEAKDHVDLTTERLVEMAGRSKVIGIGETGLDFHYDLSPRDVQANVFRAHVAAARQTGLPLVVHTREADDVMGAILEEEHAKGPFKILMHCYTSDPELAKRAAALGAWFSVSGIATFKQAQDVRDIIADMPADKIILETDCPYLAPVPMRGRRNEPAYLPHVLDKLAEVRGWTRAEAEQRTEDAFFALFDRIPRA, translated from the coding sequence ATGCTCATCGACAGCCACGTAAACCTGCACGCCCATCAGTACGACGAGGATCGCCAAGCGGTGATCGACCGCGCCCGCGAGGCCGGGATCGAACTGATGGTCACCATCTGCGACAAGATTCCGTCGTTCGAATCCGTCCATGCCATCGCCATGGCCAACGACGACATCTGGTGCACGGTCGGCGCTCACCCGCATGAGGCCAAGGACCACGTCGATCTGACGACCGAACGCCTGGTCGAGATGGCTGGCCGGTCCAAGGTGATCGGCATCGGCGAGACCGGCCTGGACTTCCACTACGACCTCAGCCCGCGCGACGTGCAGGCGAACGTATTCCGCGCCCACGTGGCGGCGGCGCGCCAGACCGGTTTGCCACTGGTGGTCCACACCCGCGAGGCGGATGACGTGATGGGCGCGATCCTCGAGGAGGAGCACGCCAAGGGGCCGTTCAAGATCCTGATGCACTGCTACACTAGCGATCCTGAACTGGCGAAGCGGGCGGCGGCGCTGGGGGCGTGGTTCTCGGTTTCGGGCATCGCCACCTTCAAGCAGGCTCAGGACGTGCGCGACATCATCGCCGACATGCCGGCCGACAAGATCATTCTCGAGACCGACTGCCCCTACTTGGCGCCCGTGCCGATGCGCGGCCGCCGCAACGAGCCGGCCTATCTGCCACACGTGCTGGACAAGCTGGCCGAGGTGCGGGGCTGGACCCGGGCCGAGGCCGAGCAGCGCACGGAAGACGCCTTCTTCGCCCTGTTCGACCGGATCCCTCGCGCATGA